From a region of the Chroicocephalus ridibundus chromosome 8, bChrRid1.1, whole genome shotgun sequence genome:
- the XPO6 gene encoding exportin-6 isoform X2, which produces MASEEASLRALESLMTEFFHNCTTNERKREIEELLNNFAQQIGAWRFCLYFLSSTRNDYVMMYSLTVFENLINKMWLGVPSQDKMEIRSCLPKLLLAHHKTLPYFIRNKLCKVIVDIGRQDWPMFYHDFFTNILQLIQSPVTTPLGLIMLKTTSEELACPREDLSVARKEELRKLLLDQVQTVLGLLTGILESIWDKHSVTAATPPPSPTSGESGDLLSSLLQSPSAAKLLNQPIPILDTESEYICSLALECLAHLFSWIPLSTSITPSLLTTIFHFARFGCDTRVRKMSSVNGSSQNSVLGQERGRLGVLAMSCINELMSKNCVPMEFEEYLLRMFQQTFYLLQKITKENNAHTVKSRLEELDESYIEKFTDFLRLFVSVHLRRIESYSQFPVVEFLALLFKYTFHQPTHEGYFSCLDIWTLFLDYLTSKIKSRLADKEAVLNRYEDALVLLLTEVLNRIQFRYNQAQLEELDDETLDDDQTEWQRYLRQSLEVVAKVMELLPTHAFSTLFPVLQDNLEVYLGLQQFVVTSGTGHRLNITAENDCRRLHCSLRDLSSLLQAVGRLAEYFIGDVFAARFNDALTVVERLVKVTLYGSQIKLYNIETAVPSVLKPDLIDVHAQSLAALQAYAHWLAQFYSEVHRQNPEQFISLVSTALEAITPLISSKVQEKLLLSACHLLVSLATTVRPVFLISIPAVQKVFNRITDTSAQRLPDKAQVLVCRALSNVLLLPWPNLPESEQQWAVRSTNHASLISALTREYRQLKSNAILPQRKVQLEDTKVIIHQTLSVLEDIVESISGESTKSRQICYQSLQESVQVSLALFPAFIHQSDVTDEMLSFFLTLFQGLRVQMGVPFTEQIIQTFLNMFTREQLAESILHEGSTGCRVVEKFLKILQVVVQEPGQVFKPFLPSVISLCMEQVYPIIAERSSPDVKAELFELLFRVLHHNWRYFFKSSVLASVQRGVGEEQMENEAQFSAIMQAFGQSFLQPDIHLFKQNLFYLETLNTKQKLYHKKIFRTTMLFQFVNVLLQVLVHKSHDLLQEEIGIATYNMASVDFDGFYSAFLPEFLASCDGVDSNQKNVLGRNFKMDRDLPSFTQNVHRLVNDLRYYRLCNDSLPPGTVKL; this is translated from the exons aggagcttTTAAATAACTTTGCCCAGCAGATAGGAGCTTGGAGATTCTGCCTCTATTTCCTGTCAAGTACAAGAAACGACTATGTGATGATGTACAGTTTGACCGTGTTTGAG AACCTAATCAATAAGATGTGGCTCGGGGTCCCATCTCAAGACAAAATGGAGATCCGCAGCTGCCTGCCCAAGCTCCTGCTAGCTCACCATAAAACTCTGCCTTACTTCATCAGGAACAAACTCTGCAAAGTCATCGTGGATATCGGCCGGCAAGACTGGCCGATGTTCTACCATGACTTTTTCACCAACATCTTGCAG TTAATTCAGTCTCCTGTCACCACTCCTCTGGGACTGATCATGTTGAAAACTACTTCGGAAGAACTGGCGTGTCCGCGGGAAGATCTTAGCGTAGCCCGGAAAGAAGAGCTACGCAAGCTGCTCCTAGACCAGGTGCAAACGGTGCTTGGGCTCCTCACAG GTATTTTGGAGAGCATCTGGGACAAACACAGCGTTACTGCTGCCACTCCACCACCATCCCCGACGTCAGGAGAAAGTG GTGACCTGTTAAGTAGCCTGTTGCAGAGTCCCAGTGCGGCCAAATTATTGAACCAGCCAATCCCCATCCTTGACACGGAAAGTGAATATATCTGTTCCCTGGCACTGGAGTGCCTGGCACACCTCTTCAGCTGGATCCCTTTGTCTACTAGCATCACCCCCTCACTCCTCACCACCATTTTCCACTTTGCTCGCTTTGGCTGCGACACTCGCGTTCGGAAGATGTCTTCTGTCAACGGCAGCAGCCAGAACTCGGTGTTGGGACAGGAGCGTGGCCGACTTGGCGTCTTGGCTATGTCTTGCATCAATGAACTGATGTCTAAGAACTGCGTGCCTATGGAATTTGAAGAGTATTTGCTACGGATGTTCCAGCAGACTTTCTACCTCCTGCAGAAGATTACCAAGGAGAACAATGCCCACACGGTGAAGAGCCGGCTAGAGGAACTGGACGAAAG ttaCATTGAGAAGTTTACGGACTTTCTCCGTCTCTTCGTGAGCGTCCACCTACGAAGAATTGAGTCCTACTCCCAGTTCCCCGTGGTTGAGTTTCTGGCACTGTTGTTCAAATACACTTTTCATCAG CCTACCCATGAAGGTTACTTTTCTTGCTTAGACATCTGGACGCTCTTCTTGGACTATCTGACTAGCAAAATTAAAAGTCGCCTGGCAGACAAAGAAGCAGTACTCAACAG GTACGAAGACGCCTTGGTTCTGTTGCTGACAGAGGTGTTGAATCGAATCCAGTTCAGGTATAACCAGgcacagctggaggagctggatgaCGAGACACTGGATGATGAT CAGACCGAGTGGCAGCGGTACTTGCGCCAGAGCTTGGAAGTGGTTGCAAAAGTCATGGAGCTCTTGCCAACTCATGCCTTCTCCACGCTA TTCCCAGTTCTGCAGGACAACTTGGAAGTGTATCTGGGTCTCCAGCAGTTTGTGGTCACGTCAGGGACAG GTCACAGGCTGAACATCACTGCCGAGAACGATTGCCGTCGTTTGCACTGCTCCTTGCGGGACCTGAGCTCCTTGCTGCAGGCCGTGGGTCGCTTAGCGGAATACTTCATTGGGGATGTGTTTGCTGCCCGGTTCAATGATGCTCTTACAGTGGTGGAGAG GCTGGTAAAAGTAACGCTATATGGATCCCAGATTAAACTGTACAACATCGAAACTGCAGTACCATCTGTGTTGAAACCCGACCTTATCGATGT CCACGCTCAGTCCCTGGCAGCGCTGCAAGCCTACGCTCACTGGCTCGCCCAGTTCTACAGCGAAGTCCACCGGCAGAACCCGGAGCAGTTCATCTCTCTCGTCTCCACCGCTCTGGAGGCGATCACCCCCCTCATCAGCTCTAAG gtgcaggagaagctgctgctgtctgCGTGCCACCTCCTCGTCTCTTTAGCCACCACAGTGCGACCGGTGTTCTTGATCAGCATCCCAGCAGTCCAGAAGGTGTTCAACAGGATCACGGACACTTCTGCTCAGCGGCTCCCTGACAAG GCCCAGGTGTTGGTGTGCAGAGCGCTGTCGAACGTATTGTTGCTGCCCTGGCCAAACCTTCCGGAGAGCGAACAGCAGTGGGCGGTTCGTTCCACCAACCACGCCAGCCTGATCTCTGCCCTCACGAGAGAGTATCGCCAGCTGAAATCCAACGCCATCTTGCCACAGAGGAAAGTGCAGCTGGAGGACA CCAAAGTGATCATCCATCAGACACTCAGCGTTTTAGAAGATATTGTAGAAAGTATCTCTGGAGAATCCACCAAGTCTCGGCAGATCTGTTATCAGTCGCTGCAAGAATCCGTGCAGGTCTCACTAGCCCTCTTCCCAGCTTTCATTCATCAGTCAG ATGTGACGGATGAGATGCTGAGCTTCTTCCTCACTCTGTTTCAAGGACTGAGGGTGCAGATGGGAGTGCCTTTCACCGAGCAGATCATACAGACCTTCCTAAACATGTTCACCAG AGAGCAGTTGGCAGAGAGCATCCTCCATGAGGGCAGCACTGGCTGTCGGGTGGTGGAGAAGTTTCTGAAAATTCTGCAAGTGGTGGTACAAGAGCCAGGCCAAGTATTCAAGCCTTTTCTACCCAGCGTCATCTCACTGTGCATGGAGCAGGTCTACCCCATCATTGCAGAG CGCTCATCTCCTGATGTGAAAGCGGAGTTGTTCGAGCTGCTTTTCCGGGTCCTCCACCACAATTGGCGATACTTCTTCAAATCTAGTGTGTTGGCTAGTGTCCAAAGAGGAGTAGGAGAAGAGCAGATGGAGAACGAAGCGCAGTTCAGTGCCATTATGCAG GCATTTGGCCAGTCCTTCCTGCAACCCGACATTCACCTGTTCAAGCAGAATCTCTTCTACTTGGAGACGCTGAACACCAAGCAGAAGCTCTACCACAAG AAGATCTTCCGGACGACCATGCTGTTCCAGTTTGTGAACGTGCTACTTCAGGTGCTTGTCCACAAGTCGCACGACCTGTTGCAGGAGGAGATCGGCATTGCCACCTACAACATGGCCTCAGTGGACTTTGACGGCTTCTACTCAGCCTTTCTCCCCGAGTTCCTGGCCAGTTGTGATGGTGTGGACTCAAACCAGAAGAACGTGCTGGGGAGGAATTTCAAAATGGACAGG GACCTGCCATCGTTTACCCAGAATGTGCACAGACTGGTGAATGACCTGCGTTACTACAGACTCTGCAATGACAGTTTGCCCCCTGGAACTGTGAAGCTATAG
- the XPO6 gene encoding exportin-6 isoform X1: MASEEASLRALESLMTEFFHNCTTNERKREIEELLNNFAQQIGAWRFCLYFLSSTRNDYVMMYSLTVFENLINKMWLGVPSQDKMEIRSCLPKLLLAHHKTLPYFIRNKLCKVIVDIGRQDWPMFYHDFFTNILQLIQSPVTTPLGLIMLKTTSEELACPREDLSVARKEELRKLLLDQVQTVLGLLTGILESIWDKHSVTAATPPPSPTSGESGDLLSSLLQSPSAAKLLNQPIPILDTESEYICSLALECLAHLFSWIPLSTSITPSLLTTIFHFARFGCDTRVRKMSSVNGSSQNSVLGQERGRLGVLAMSCINELMSKNCVPMEFEEYLLRMFQQTFYLLQKITKENNAHTVKSRLEELDESYIEKFTDFLRLFVSVHLRRIESYSQFPVVEFLALLFKYTFHQPTHEGYFSCLDIWTLFLDYLTSKIKSRLADKEAVLNRYEDALVLLLTEVLNRIQFRYNQAQLEELDDETLDDDQQTEWQRYLRQSLEVVAKVMELLPTHAFSTLFPVLQDNLEVYLGLQQFVVTSGTGHRLNITAENDCRRLHCSLRDLSSLLQAVGRLAEYFIGDVFAARFNDALTVVERLVKVTLYGSQIKLYNIETAVPSVLKPDLIDVHAQSLAALQAYAHWLAQFYSEVHRQNPEQFISLVSTALEAITPLISSKVQEKLLLSACHLLVSLATTVRPVFLISIPAVQKVFNRITDTSAQRLPDKAQVLVCRALSNVLLLPWPNLPESEQQWAVRSTNHASLISALTREYRQLKSNAILPQRKVQLEDTKVIIHQTLSVLEDIVESISGESTKSRQICYQSLQESVQVSLALFPAFIHQSDVTDEMLSFFLTLFQGLRVQMGVPFTEQIIQTFLNMFTREQLAESILHEGSTGCRVVEKFLKILQVVVQEPGQVFKPFLPSVISLCMEQVYPIIAERSSPDVKAELFELLFRVLHHNWRYFFKSSVLASVQRGVGEEQMENEAQFSAIMQAFGQSFLQPDIHLFKQNLFYLETLNTKQKLYHKKIFRTTMLFQFVNVLLQVLVHKSHDLLQEEIGIATYNMASVDFDGFYSAFLPEFLASCDGVDSNQKNVLGRNFKMDRDLPSFTQNVHRLVNDLRYYRLCNDSLPPGTVKL, from the exons aggagcttTTAAATAACTTTGCCCAGCAGATAGGAGCTTGGAGATTCTGCCTCTATTTCCTGTCAAGTACAAGAAACGACTATGTGATGATGTACAGTTTGACCGTGTTTGAG AACCTAATCAATAAGATGTGGCTCGGGGTCCCATCTCAAGACAAAATGGAGATCCGCAGCTGCCTGCCCAAGCTCCTGCTAGCTCACCATAAAACTCTGCCTTACTTCATCAGGAACAAACTCTGCAAAGTCATCGTGGATATCGGCCGGCAAGACTGGCCGATGTTCTACCATGACTTTTTCACCAACATCTTGCAG TTAATTCAGTCTCCTGTCACCACTCCTCTGGGACTGATCATGTTGAAAACTACTTCGGAAGAACTGGCGTGTCCGCGGGAAGATCTTAGCGTAGCCCGGAAAGAAGAGCTACGCAAGCTGCTCCTAGACCAGGTGCAAACGGTGCTTGGGCTCCTCACAG GTATTTTGGAGAGCATCTGGGACAAACACAGCGTTACTGCTGCCACTCCACCACCATCCCCGACGTCAGGAGAAAGTG GTGACCTGTTAAGTAGCCTGTTGCAGAGTCCCAGTGCGGCCAAATTATTGAACCAGCCAATCCCCATCCTTGACACGGAAAGTGAATATATCTGTTCCCTGGCACTGGAGTGCCTGGCACACCTCTTCAGCTGGATCCCTTTGTCTACTAGCATCACCCCCTCACTCCTCACCACCATTTTCCACTTTGCTCGCTTTGGCTGCGACACTCGCGTTCGGAAGATGTCTTCTGTCAACGGCAGCAGCCAGAACTCGGTGTTGGGACAGGAGCGTGGCCGACTTGGCGTCTTGGCTATGTCTTGCATCAATGAACTGATGTCTAAGAACTGCGTGCCTATGGAATTTGAAGAGTATTTGCTACGGATGTTCCAGCAGACTTTCTACCTCCTGCAGAAGATTACCAAGGAGAACAATGCCCACACGGTGAAGAGCCGGCTAGAGGAACTGGACGAAAG ttaCATTGAGAAGTTTACGGACTTTCTCCGTCTCTTCGTGAGCGTCCACCTACGAAGAATTGAGTCCTACTCCCAGTTCCCCGTGGTTGAGTTTCTGGCACTGTTGTTCAAATACACTTTTCATCAG CCTACCCATGAAGGTTACTTTTCTTGCTTAGACATCTGGACGCTCTTCTTGGACTATCTGACTAGCAAAATTAAAAGTCGCCTGGCAGACAAAGAAGCAGTACTCAACAG GTACGAAGACGCCTTGGTTCTGTTGCTGACAGAGGTGTTGAATCGAATCCAGTTCAGGTATAACCAGgcacagctggaggagctggatgaCGAGACACTGGATGATGAT CAGCAGACCGAGTGGCAGCGGTACTTGCGCCAGAGCTTGGAAGTGGTTGCAAAAGTCATGGAGCTCTTGCCAACTCATGCCTTCTCCACGCTA TTCCCAGTTCTGCAGGACAACTTGGAAGTGTATCTGGGTCTCCAGCAGTTTGTGGTCACGTCAGGGACAG GTCACAGGCTGAACATCACTGCCGAGAACGATTGCCGTCGTTTGCACTGCTCCTTGCGGGACCTGAGCTCCTTGCTGCAGGCCGTGGGTCGCTTAGCGGAATACTTCATTGGGGATGTGTTTGCTGCCCGGTTCAATGATGCTCTTACAGTGGTGGAGAG GCTGGTAAAAGTAACGCTATATGGATCCCAGATTAAACTGTACAACATCGAAACTGCAGTACCATCTGTGTTGAAACCCGACCTTATCGATGT CCACGCTCAGTCCCTGGCAGCGCTGCAAGCCTACGCTCACTGGCTCGCCCAGTTCTACAGCGAAGTCCACCGGCAGAACCCGGAGCAGTTCATCTCTCTCGTCTCCACCGCTCTGGAGGCGATCACCCCCCTCATCAGCTCTAAG gtgcaggagaagctgctgctgtctgCGTGCCACCTCCTCGTCTCTTTAGCCACCACAGTGCGACCGGTGTTCTTGATCAGCATCCCAGCAGTCCAGAAGGTGTTCAACAGGATCACGGACACTTCTGCTCAGCGGCTCCCTGACAAG GCCCAGGTGTTGGTGTGCAGAGCGCTGTCGAACGTATTGTTGCTGCCCTGGCCAAACCTTCCGGAGAGCGAACAGCAGTGGGCGGTTCGTTCCACCAACCACGCCAGCCTGATCTCTGCCCTCACGAGAGAGTATCGCCAGCTGAAATCCAACGCCATCTTGCCACAGAGGAAAGTGCAGCTGGAGGACA CCAAAGTGATCATCCATCAGACACTCAGCGTTTTAGAAGATATTGTAGAAAGTATCTCTGGAGAATCCACCAAGTCTCGGCAGATCTGTTATCAGTCGCTGCAAGAATCCGTGCAGGTCTCACTAGCCCTCTTCCCAGCTTTCATTCATCAGTCAG ATGTGACGGATGAGATGCTGAGCTTCTTCCTCACTCTGTTTCAAGGACTGAGGGTGCAGATGGGAGTGCCTTTCACCGAGCAGATCATACAGACCTTCCTAAACATGTTCACCAG AGAGCAGTTGGCAGAGAGCATCCTCCATGAGGGCAGCACTGGCTGTCGGGTGGTGGAGAAGTTTCTGAAAATTCTGCAAGTGGTGGTACAAGAGCCAGGCCAAGTATTCAAGCCTTTTCTACCCAGCGTCATCTCACTGTGCATGGAGCAGGTCTACCCCATCATTGCAGAG CGCTCATCTCCTGATGTGAAAGCGGAGTTGTTCGAGCTGCTTTTCCGGGTCCTCCACCACAATTGGCGATACTTCTTCAAATCTAGTGTGTTGGCTAGTGTCCAAAGAGGAGTAGGAGAAGAGCAGATGGAGAACGAAGCGCAGTTCAGTGCCATTATGCAG GCATTTGGCCAGTCCTTCCTGCAACCCGACATTCACCTGTTCAAGCAGAATCTCTTCTACTTGGAGACGCTGAACACCAAGCAGAAGCTCTACCACAAG AAGATCTTCCGGACGACCATGCTGTTCCAGTTTGTGAACGTGCTACTTCAGGTGCTTGTCCACAAGTCGCACGACCTGTTGCAGGAGGAGATCGGCATTGCCACCTACAACATGGCCTCAGTGGACTTTGACGGCTTCTACTCAGCCTTTCTCCCCGAGTTCCTGGCCAGTTGTGATGGTGTGGACTCAAACCAGAAGAACGTGCTGGGGAGGAATTTCAAAATGGACAGG GACCTGCCATCGTTTACCCAGAATGTGCACAGACTGGTGAATGACCTGCGTTACTACAGACTCTGCAATGACAGTTTGCCCCCTGGAACTGTGAAGCTATAG